A region from the Gemmatimonadaceae bacterium genome encodes:
- a CDS encoding type III pantothenate kinase, whose translation MILVFDVGNTELTIGLFSEADLRGHWRIMTDVARTPDEFGILLRSLLAASEFTPDMVDGVAIGSVVPRVTGSLAESCRQYFGVGEPLIIDARAKLPITLDVDEPMTVGADRLINTLAASRIFACDAIVVDMGTAMTFDCITAEGVFLGGVIAPGVMTASETLTRRTSKLPATELEIPSRVIGRRTEECIRAGVMFGAAEAIDGIVRRIRAEWPRLSEPMVIATGGFAETMAKLCTSFDRVEPYLTLQGLQIAHTLLRGSD comes from the coding sequence GTGATCCTGGTTTTCGACGTCGGCAATACGGAGTTGACGATCGGCCTGTTCAGCGAGGCCGATCTGCGCGGGCATTGGCGCATCATGACCGACGTCGCGCGCACGCCCGACGAATTCGGCATTCTGCTGCGGTCGCTGCTCGCGGCCAGCGAGTTCACGCCGGACATGGTCGACGGCGTCGCGATTGGGTCCGTCGTGCCGCGCGTGACGGGCTCGTTGGCCGAGTCGTGCCGCCAATACTTCGGCGTCGGCGAGCCGCTGATCATCGACGCGCGCGCGAAGCTGCCGATCACGCTCGACGTCGACGAGCCGATGACCGTCGGCGCCGACCGGTTGATCAACACGCTCGCCGCGAGCCGGATCTTTGCGTGCGATGCGATCGTCGTGGACATGGGCACCGCGATGACCTTCGACTGCATTACCGCGGAGGGGGTTTTCCTGGGCGGCGTGATCGCGCCGGGCGTGATGACGGCGTCGGAGACGCTGACGCGCCGGACGTCGAAGCTGCCGGCGACGGAGCTCGAGATTCCGTCGCGCGTGATCGGCCGTCGTACCGAGGAATGCATTCGCGCGGGCGTGATGTTCGGCGCCGCGGAGGCGATCGACGGCATCGTCCGCCGCATTCGGGCCGAGTGGCCTCGTCTGTCGGAACCGATGGTGATCGCGACGGGCGGGTTCGCGGAGACGATGGCGAAGCTGTGCACGTCCTTCGATCGGGTCGAGCCGTATCTGACGCTGCAGGGGCTTCAGATCGCGCACACGCTGCTGAGGGGCTCAGACTGA
- a CDS encoding co-chaperone GroES — translation MKVQPLADRVVVRALEEAETMRGGLYIPDTAKEKPQQGEIVAVGPGRFEKDKRVPMDVKVGDKVLYGKYSGTEVTVDGEQLLILRESDVLAVLA, via the coding sequence GTGAAGGTGCAACCGCTGGCCGACCGCGTCGTCGTCCGGGCCCTCGAGGAAGCCGAGACGATGCGTGGCGGCTTGTACATCCCCGACACGGCGAAAGAGAAGCCGCAGCAGGGCGAGATCGTCGCCGTCGGCCCCGGCCGCTTCGAGAAGGACAAGCGCGTCCCGATGGACGTCAAGGTCGGGGACAAGGTGCTCTATGGGAAGTACAGCGGCACCGAGGTCACCGTGGACGGCGAGCAGCTGCTCATCCTCCGCGAGTCGGACGTCCTGGCGGTCCTCGCCTAG
- the groL gene encoding chaperonin GroEL (60 kDa chaperone family; promotes refolding of misfolded polypeptides especially under stressful conditions; forms two stacked rings of heptamers to form a barrel-shaped 14mer; ends can be capped by GroES; misfolded proteins enter the barrel where they are refolded when GroES binds): MAAKELHFNVDARAALKRGVDQLAEAVKVTLGPKGRNVVIDKKFGAPTVTKDGVTVAKEIELTDPLENMGAQMVKEVATKTSDNAGDGTTTATVLAQAIFREGLKNVTAGANPMAIKRGIDKAVQAIVDELKKISVPTSGKKEIAQVGTISANNDAEIGNLIAEAMEKVGKDGVITVEEARGLETDLDTVEGMQFDRGYVSPYFVTDPEKMEAVLEDAVILIHDKKVSSMKDLLPVLEKVAQQGRPLLIIAEDVEGEALATLVVNKLRGTLKVCAVKAPGFGDRRKAMLEDIAKLTGGQVISEEVGFKLENAVITDLGRAKRIVVDKDNTTIIDGAGSEDAIQGRIKEIKGAIESSTSDYDKEKLQERLAKLAGGVAVINVGAATEAEMKEKKARVEDALHATRAAVEEGIVPGGGVALIRAQRALKGLKFDEADEQIGVDIIRRAIEEPIRMIVQNAGGEGSIVVEKVRGSKDDAFGYNALTDTYENLVQAGVIDPTKVTRTALQNAASIAGLLLTTEALIVEKKEKEAPHAGGPPGGMGGMY, translated from the coding sequence ATGGCTGCCAAGGAACTCCATTTCAACGTCGATGCGCGCGCGGCGCTCAAGCGCGGTGTCGACCAGCTCGCGGAAGCGGTCAAGGTCACCCTCGGCCCCAAGGGCCGGAACGTCGTCATCGACAAGAAGTTCGGCGCGCCGACCGTCACCAAGGACGGCGTCACCGTCGCCAAGGAGATCGAGCTCACCGATCCGCTCGAGAACATGGGCGCGCAGATGGTGAAGGAAGTCGCCACCAAGACGTCGGATAACGCCGGCGACGGCACCACCACCGCGACCGTGCTCGCCCAGGCGATCTTCCGCGAAGGCCTGAAGAACGTCACCGCCGGTGCCAACCCCATGGCGATCAAGCGCGGCATCGACAAGGCGGTGCAGGCGATCGTCGACGAGCTCAAGAAGATTTCCGTCCCGACCTCGGGCAAGAAGGAGATCGCGCAGGTCGGCACCATCTCGGCCAACAACGACGCCGAGATCGGCAACCTCATCGCGGAAGCGATGGAGAAGGTCGGCAAGGACGGCGTGATCACGGTGGAAGAGGCCCGCGGCCTCGAGACCGATCTCGACACCGTCGAGGGCATGCAGTTCGATCGCGGCTACGTCTCGCCCTACTTCGTCACCGATCCCGAGAAGATGGAAGCGGTGCTCGAGGATGCGGTCATCCTCATCCACGACAAGAAGGTCTCGTCGATGAAGGACCTGCTCCCGGTGCTCGAGAAGGTGGCGCAGCAGGGTCGCCCGCTGCTCATCATCGCCGAGGATGTCGAGGGTGAGGCGCTCGCGACGCTGGTCGTGAACAAGCTGCGTGGCACGCTCAAGGTCTGCGCCGTGAAGGCGCCGGGCTTCGGCGATCGTCGCAAGGCGATGCTCGAGGACATCGCGAAGCTCACCGGCGGCCAGGTGATCAGCGAGGAAGTCGGATTCAAGCTCGAGAACGCGGTGATCACCGACCTCGGTCGCGCCAAGCGCATCGTCGTCGACAAGGACAACACCACGATCATCGACGGCGCGGGCTCGGAAGACGCGATCCAGGGCCGCATCAAGGAGATCAAGGGCGCGATCGAGAGCTCGACGTCGGATTACGACAAGGAGAAGCTCCAGGAGCGTCTGGCGAAGCTCGCCGGCGGCGTCGCGGTGATCAACGTCGGCGCGGCGACCGAAGCCGAGATGAAGGAGAAGAAGGCGCGCGTGGAAGATGCCTTGCACGCGACGCGTGCGGCCGTGGAAGAGGGCATCGTCCCGGGCGGCGGCGTGGCGCTCATCCGTGCGCAGCGCGCGCTCAAGGGCCTCAAGTTCGACGAGGCCGACGAGCAGATCGGCGTCGACATCATCCGTCGCGCGATCGAGGAGCCCATCCGCATGATCGTGCAGAACGCGGGTGGCGAAGGCTCGATCGTCGTCGAGAAGGTGCGCGGCTCGAAGGATGACGCGTTCGGCTACAACGCGCTCACCGACACGTACGAGAATCTCGTGCAGGCCGGCGTCATCGACCCGACCAAGGTGACGCGGACGGCGCTGCAGAACGCGGCGTCGATCGCGGGACTGCTGCTCACGACGGAAGCGTTGATCGTCGAGAAGAAGGAGAAGGAAGCGCCGCATGCCGGCGGCCCGCCGGGCGGTATGGGCGGGATGTACTAA
- a CDS encoding Xaa-Pro dipeptidyl-peptidase → MLSYRLARRTWLIVLAPPSLAAAQSAPNATPVFTNGMAQIVPAFADSTQWIRQELWVETNFDSDHDGKPDRIHVDVTRPRQTETDGLKVAVLYGASPYYAGTARGQVNWDVHQELDQQPTPREPMANPPYRADRSRISNALVNEWVPRGFAVVHSEQPGTGRSQGCPTVGEIPERMPMKFVVDWLNGRAKGYTTETGNDEVKATSWSTGKVGMIGTSYEGTLPLAAATTAVPGLEVVVPVSPNTSYYHYYRSNGLVRSPGGYLGEDVDVLYDFIASGDSTNRANCDRLYKNGIFAGSHGQDRATGDYNDFWAVRDLLPFVKNIKAAVLLAHGLNDYNVVPEHSVRIYNEMKARKLPVSMFLHQGGHGGNPPADMLNRWFSHYLYGVKNGVEHDAPIWIDTSTAVRPRGRGRQAGPPPPPPPPPLPFASFPVPGSVPLVLHPAAGGRAIGALTTRAAATGTESLVDDVAFSGAADASANESSHRLLYATPALTDTVHISGTPRVTLRIASSAPAANLSVWLVMLPYDSSRVGSESARGLITRGWADIRNYKSLTKGGNYGSKVPGEPLTPGKFYDLTFDLQPDDEIVPRGKQLAVMIMSSDREFTLWPKAGTELTLDLAHSSFTIPIVGGAGALRAAGFR, encoded by the coding sequence ATGCTCTCATATCGTCTCGCCCGCCGCACGTGGCTCATTGTGCTGGCGCCGCCGTCGCTCGCCGCCGCGCAGTCCGCGCCCAACGCCACGCCCGTCTTCACCAACGGCATGGCCCAGATCGTCCCCGCGTTCGCCGACTCCACGCAATGGATCCGCCAGGAACTGTGGGTCGAAACGAATTTCGACTCCGACCACGACGGCAAGCCCGATCGCATCCACGTCGACGTCACGCGGCCGCGACAGACTGAGACCGACGGGCTCAAGGTCGCCGTGCTGTACGGCGCGAGTCCGTACTACGCCGGCACGGCGCGCGGGCAGGTGAACTGGGACGTCCATCAGGAGCTCGATCAGCAACCGACGCCGCGCGAGCCCATGGCGAACCCGCCCTACCGCGCCGATCGATCACGAATCTCGAATGCCCTCGTGAATGAGTGGGTGCCGCGCGGCTTCGCGGTCGTCCACTCCGAGCAGCCGGGCACCGGGCGCTCGCAGGGATGTCCCACCGTCGGCGAGATCCCCGAGCGTATGCCGATGAAGTTCGTCGTCGATTGGCTCAACGGCCGCGCGAAGGGCTACACGACCGAGACCGGCAACGACGAAGTCAAAGCCACGTCGTGGTCGACCGGCAAAGTCGGCATGATCGGCACGTCGTACGAAGGAACGCTGCCGTTGGCCGCCGCGACGACAGCGGTGCCGGGGCTCGAGGTCGTCGTCCCCGTGTCGCCCAACACGTCGTACTACCACTACTATCGCTCGAATGGTCTCGTGCGTTCGCCGGGCGGTTATCTCGGCGAAGATGTCGATGTGCTCTACGACTTCATCGCCAGCGGCGACTCGACGAATCGCGCGAACTGCGATCGACTCTACAAGAACGGCATCTTCGCGGGCTCGCACGGCCAAGATCGGGCCACCGGCGACTACAACGATTTTTGGGCGGTCCGCGATCTCTTGCCGTTCGTGAAAAACATCAAGGCGGCGGTGCTGCTCGCGCACGGATTGAACGACTACAACGTCGTGCCCGAGCACAGCGTGCGCATCTACAACGAGATGAAGGCGCGCAAACTCCCGGTCTCCATGTTCCTGCATCAAGGCGGGCATGGCGGCAATCCGCCGGCGGACATGCTGAATCGCTGGTTCAGCCACTATCTCTACGGCGTGAAGAACGGCGTCGAGCACGACGCGCCGATCTGGATCGATACGTCGACTGCCGTGCGGCCCAGAGGGCGCGGTCGCCAGGCGGGACCGCCGCCTCCACCGCCACCGCCGCCGCTGCCATTCGCGTCGTTCCCGGTCCCGGGCTCGGTGCCGCTGGTGCTGCACCCGGCCGCGGGTGGTCGCGCGATCGGCGCGTTGACGACGCGCGCGGCGGCAACCGGAACCGAATCGCTCGTCGACGATGTCGCGTTCAGCGGCGCCGCCGACGCAAGTGCGAACGAGTCGTCGCACCGCCTGCTGTATGCGACGCCCGCGCTGACCGACACCGTGCACATCTCGGGCACGCCGCGCGTCACGCTGCGGATCGCATCGAGCGCGCCGGCGGCGAATCTCAGCGTGTGGCTCGTGATGCTGCCCTACGACTCGAGCCGCGTGGGATCGGAGAGCGCGAGAGGCTTGATCACGCGCGGCTGGGCAGACATCCGCAATTACAAATCTCTAACGAAGGGCGGCAACTACGGGTCGAAGGTTCCGGGTGAGCCGCTCACGCCCGGCAAGTTCTACGATCTGACGTTCGACCTCCAGCCGGACGACGAGATCGTTCCACGCGGCAAACAGCTCGCGGTCATGATCATGTCGAGCGACCGCGAGTTCACGCTATGGCCCAAGGCGGGCACGGAGCTGACACTCGATCTGGCGCACTCGTCGTTCACCATTCCGATCGTCGGCGGAGCTGGAGCGTTGCGCGCGGCGGGATTTCGCTGA
- a CDS encoding ABC transporter permease — MRSRRRARRSLDRGDGRAVRAFFDDVSPGFFDALRIPILLGRAIEVRDDDRSEPVVVVTKRLADALWPRENPIGRYLVRPRSTGAPRPPMRVVGVGGDLRFAGMRAGPGPTMFIPVFQNFDLGRLTLVVRGRNGLPMRDSALVRVLEPIAPAASVRGIEPLRATWSGSCSATG, encoded by the coding sequence GTGAGGAGCCGCCGCCGGGCGCGCCGCTCGCTCGATCGTGGCGATGGACGCGCGGTACGCGCGTTCTTCGACGACGTGTCGCCCGGATTCTTCGATGCGTTGCGCATCCCGATTCTGTTGGGGCGCGCCATCGAGGTGCGCGACGACGATCGCTCAGAACCCGTCGTGGTCGTGACCAAGCGTCTCGCCGACGCGCTCTGGCCGCGGGAGAATCCGATCGGCCGCTATCTCGTGCGTCCGCGATCGACGGGCGCGCCGCGGCCGCCGATGCGAGTCGTCGGCGTCGGCGGCGATCTGCGCTTCGCGGGCATGCGCGCGGGTCCCGGGCCGACCATGTTCATTCCAGTATTCCAGAACTTTGATCTCGGCCGCTTGACGCTTGTCGTGCGGGGGCGGAACGGCCTGCCGATGCGCGACAGCGCGCTCGTCCGCGTGCTCGAGCCGATCGCGCCCGCGGCGAGCGTGCGCGGCATCGAGCCGCTCCGCGCCACCTGGTCTGGCTCGTGCTCGGCGACGGGGTGA
- a CDS encoding right-handed parallel beta-helix repeat-containing protein: MRYTRPTALALALFAVACTDLNAPTRTGMHPAARRDAAASPCTVTTLAAAGAGSLSELVADAACPTISFDPSILPGQIDQGGTLAITRSVTINGPGSAKLALSANHEGSVVVVRNGTVNITGLTIRDGAGSDHFAGGIDVFPPASLSLGDVVLANNEGVLGPGGLMSHPGTSVTISGSTIRDNTGDHGAGGLWLEGDADIERSVIAFNHVGFDETPGGLLATGTVTLQNVTISGNDGRAAVSVAGGVSHFSYVTVTSNAGEGVSVGDAATLNLEESIVAGNAGTDCLVAGSPLGHQQFSVIGGTGCGLPDAGGNRIGVDPKLGPLADNGGNTLTHVPQPGSPAIDIMPAGELEGCGASRDQRGFGRPHGDACDAGAAEIPGTFQTMTTVTAVPASSTGVGATVTFTATVSLPDGSGSNTIFGGTMTIVADGSCAAPGATLGSAAIAAAPVSVTTQTLAAGHHTILACYTGPDLSRSASAALFPAASSGTMGYDIIADGTPPVITPTLTGTLGTNGWYTSDVSVAWNVSDAESAITSRTGCGASSVTADTPGQIISCTATSAGGTGSSSVTIKRDASPPVIAFDGPTSYTVDQDIAIVCTASDATSGIATQACPSATGPAFAAGVGSHTLQAAATNNAGLPATAAVTYTVTVTPAGVTALVARLVTESGIANSLIAKLQHGQYQAFVAEVRAQSGKKIPANVAAMLIELAGRL, from the coding sequence ATGCGCTACACCCGACCCACGGCGCTCGCCCTCGCACTGTTCGCCGTTGCGTGTACGGACCTCAACGCCCCCACTCGGACGGGGATGCACCCCGCCGCGCGCCGCGACGCCGCCGCGTCGCCGTGCACCGTGACCACACTCGCCGCGGCCGGCGCCGGATCTCTCAGCGAGTTGGTGGCCGACGCGGCGTGCCCCACGATCAGCTTCGACCCAAGCATCCTTCCCGGGCAGATCGATCAGGGAGGCACGCTCGCCATTACTCGGTCGGTGACGATCAACGGACCCGGGAGCGCCAAGCTTGCGCTCAGCGCGAATCACGAAGGCAGCGTCGTCGTTGTCAGGAACGGCACCGTGAACATCACCGGGCTCACGATTCGCGACGGTGCCGGGTCGGATCACTTCGCGGGTGGGATTGACGTCTTCCCTCCCGCGTCCCTGTCGCTGGGCGACGTCGTGCTCGCGAACAATGAAGGCGTGCTCGGCCCCGGCGGTTTGATGAGCCACCCGGGAACGAGCGTGACGATCTCCGGCTCGACGATTCGCGACAACACGGGCGATCATGGCGCCGGCGGCTTGTGGCTCGAGGGCGACGCCGACATCGAGCGAAGCGTGATCGCGTTCAATCACGTGGGATTCGACGAAACGCCGGGCGGGCTCCTGGCCACCGGGACCGTCACGCTGCAAAACGTGACGATCAGCGGCAACGACGGCCGGGCGGCGGTCTCGGTGGCTGGCGGGGTTTCACACTTCTCTTATGTCACGGTCACGAGCAACGCCGGCGAAGGCGTCAGCGTCGGCGACGCCGCGACGCTCAACCTCGAGGAGTCGATCGTCGCGGGGAACGCCGGGACGGATTGCCTGGTCGCCGGCAGCCCGCTCGGGCATCAGCAGTTTTCCGTCATCGGCGGCACGGGCTGCGGCTTGCCCGATGCGGGCGGTAATCGGATCGGCGTCGATCCCAAGCTCGGGCCGCTGGCCGATAACGGCGGCAACACGCTGACGCACGTGCCGCAGCCCGGCAGCCCGGCGATCGACATCATGCCGGCGGGAGAGCTGGAAGGCTGCGGCGCGTCGCGCGATCAACGCGGGTTCGGCCGGCCGCACGGTGACGCCTGCGACGCGGGCGCGGCCGAAATACCGGGCACGTTCCAAACGATGACGACCGTGACAGCGGTGCCGGCATCGAGCACCGGCGTCGGTGCGACGGTGACGTTCACCGCGACGGTGTCCCTGCCAGACGGATCGGGCAGCAACACGATCTTCGGCGGGACGATGACGATCGTCGCCGACGGAAGCTGCGCCGCGCCGGGCGCCACGCTCGGCTCGGCGGCGATCGCCGCCGCCCCCGTGTCCGTCACGACGCAGACGTTGGCCGCCGGACATCATACGATTCTCGCCTGTTACACCGGGCCGGATCTCTCGCGTTCGGCCAGCGCCGCGCTGTTCCCCGCCGCGAGCAGCGGCACGATGGGTTACGACATCATCGCGGATGGCACACCGCCCGTCATCACGCCCACGCTCACGGGCACGCTCGGCACGAACGGGTGGTACACGAGCGACGTGAGCGTCGCATGGAACGTGTCGGACGCGGAATCCGCGATCACCTCGCGGACCGGATGTGGCGCGTCGAGCGTCACGGCGGACACGCCGGGACAGATCATCAGCTGTACGGCCACGTCGGCCGGCGGCACGGGCTCGAGCTCCGTCACGATCAAGCGTGATGCGTCGCCACCGGTGATCGCCTTCGATGGTCCGACGAGCTACACCGTCGATCAGGACATCGCGATTGTATGTACCGCGAGCGACGCAACCTCGGGCATCGCGACGCAGGCCTGTCCGTCGGCGACCGGTCCCGCATTCGCGGCCGGCGTCGGGTCGCATACGCTCCAGGCCGCGGCGACGAACAACGCCGGCCTGCCGGCCACCGCCGCGGTCACATACACGGTGACCGTGACGCCGGCGGGCGTCACGGCACTCGTGGCACGCCTGGTCACCGAATCCGGTATTGCCAATTCATTAATTGCTAAATTGCAACACGGCCAGTACCAGGCGTTCGTCGCCGAAGTGCGGGCGCAATCCGGCAAGAAGATCCCGGCGAACGTCGCGGCGATGCTGATCGAGCTTGCGGGGCGGCTGTAG